A region of the Candidatus Rokuibacteriota bacterium genome:
GCGAGGTGGCGCGTGCCTGGGGCGTGCGGTTCACGCCCACGCACTTTCTGATCGACCGGTGGGGGGTCGTCCGGGCAGGAGGCTCCGGGAGCAGAGACTGGAACGGAGCGGCTGCCCACGCGGCGGTTCGGCTCCTCATGGAGTGGGTTGCCGTTGAGCAGTCGAGCGTGCCGGCCCGCCAGGACGCGGGCCGAATGCCCTCCCAGACAGGGAGGAATGAAAGGAGGTGAGTCCGATGAT
Encoded here:
- a CDS encoding TlpA family protein disulfide reductase, whose product is MEALWRAKRNDPFRVIGVNLSEPPERVKAYAAEMGLTFPIVIDTSGEVARAWGVRFTPTHFLIDRWGVVRAGGSGSRDWNGAAAHAAVRLLMEWVAVEQSSVPARQDAGRMPSQTGRNERR